The Chelatococcus sp. HY11 genome includes a window with the following:
- a CDS encoding amino acid ABC transporter permease — translation MSSADVSGPKRGSLINDPKIRGLIYQFVLVAVLAFLVYGAASNAIENLRAARIASGFGFLNQPAGFDVNQKLIPFSSSGSTYADAFFVGLLNTLLVAAIAVVVATVLGFVIGVARLSQNWIVAKLAAVYVECVRNVPLLLQLFIWYNAVLKPLPGPRQSLELGAGTYLNSRGLFLPQPLFGERFGWVWIGLAVAIAGSYLFHRWAHRQQLATGRQYPVIRIAIGLIIGLPLVIYFLIGQPLTFNYPELRGFNFAGGIQVFPEFVALLIGLATYTAAFIAEIVRAGILSVSRGQTEAAYALGLHSSPTLRLVVIPQAMRVIIPPLTNQYLNLVKNSSLAVAIGYPDLVQVFMGTVLNQTGQAVEVIAITMAVYLAISVVTSLLMNIYNRRMAIVER, via the coding sequence GTGTCCAGCGCTGACGTTTCCGGACCCAAACGCGGGTCGCTGATCAACGACCCGAAGATCAGAGGCCTCATCTACCAGTTCGTATTGGTCGCTGTCCTGGCATTCCTCGTCTATGGAGCGGCCAGCAATGCCATCGAGAATTTGCGTGCTGCGCGCATTGCCTCCGGCTTTGGCTTCCTCAATCAGCCCGCCGGCTTCGACGTCAACCAGAAGCTCATTCCATTTTCCTCGTCGGGCTCCACCTATGCTGACGCGTTCTTCGTCGGCCTGCTGAACACCCTCCTCGTCGCGGCCATCGCGGTGGTCGTCGCCACCGTCCTCGGCTTTGTGATCGGCGTGGCGCGACTGTCCCAGAACTGGATCGTCGCGAAGCTCGCGGCGGTCTATGTCGAATGTGTCCGTAACGTGCCGCTGCTGCTGCAGCTGTTCATCTGGTACAACGCGGTGCTGAAGCCGTTGCCTGGTCCTCGGCAGTCGCTCGAGCTCGGTGCCGGAACCTATCTCAACAGTCGCGGTCTCTTCCTTCCCCAGCCCTTGTTCGGTGAGCGGTTCGGGTGGGTCTGGATCGGTCTCGCCGTGGCGATCGCAGGCTCTTACCTGTTCCATCGCTGGGCCCACCGTCAGCAACTGGCGACCGGCCGGCAATATCCGGTGATCCGCATCGCCATCGGCCTCATCATAGGCTTGCCGTTGGTGATCTATTTCCTGATTGGGCAGCCGCTGACCTTCAATTATCCCGAGCTGCGCGGTTTCAACTTCGCCGGCGGCATCCAGGTCTTTCCGGAATTCGTGGCCCTTCTGATCGGCCTCGCGACCTACACGGCCGCGTTCATCGCCGAGATCGTGAGAGCAGGGATTCTCTCCGTCTCGCGCGGGCAGACCGAAGCCGCCTACGCGCTGGGGCTGCATTCCAGCCCGACGCTGCGGCTGGTAGTGATTCCCCAGGCCATGCGGGTGATCATACCGCCGCTGACCAACCAGTACCTCAATCTCGTCAAGAACTCCTCGCTGGCGGTCGCGATTGGCTATCCCGATCTGGTCCAGGTTTTCATGGGCACGGTGCTCAATCAGACGGGGCAGGCGGTCGAGGTCATCGCGATCACGATGGCCGTCTATCTCGCCATCAGCGTCGTCACTTCGCTGCTGATGAACATCTATAACCGCCGCATGGCAATCGTCGAACGGTGA
- a CDS encoding amino acid ABC transporter permease, with protein MSMLVTQQPYLRQTQVDPEPPPALVSGPIAWVRAHLLSSPLNIAMTVITLYLAYLVFVPLIKFALIDAVWTGQDREACLAGPGGGEVGACWAYVRARFSYFVYGSYPWEQRWRVDVFFVLTAIGVVWMLWLDAPRRSLGAIYFFIIYPIVSFILLSGWSAIGLSIVDTSLWGGILVTLIVSIVGIVFSLPFGVVLALGRRSALPAIRLASVIFIEVIRGVPLITVLFMANTMLPLFLPGNMTPDRLLRPLVGVAIFAAAYMAEVVRGGLQAIPKGQYEGAMSLGLGYWTMMRLVVLPQALRIVIPGIVNVFIALFKDTTLVSIVGIFDLLRTIEATLTDPTWSTPTTRFSGYAFAAVFYFIFCFGMSRYSLAIERRFARGHKR; from the coding sequence ATGTCGATGCTTGTGACCCAACAGCCCTACCTTCGTCAGACCCAAGTGGATCCGGAGCCGCCGCCGGCCCTTGTCAGCGGTCCGATCGCCTGGGTCCGCGCCCATCTCCTGTCGTCACCGCTCAATATCGCGATGACGGTCATCACGCTGTATCTGGCCTACCTGGTCTTCGTGCCGCTGATCAAATTCGCGTTGATCGACGCGGTCTGGACCGGGCAGGATCGCGAGGCCTGCCTCGCCGGTCCGGGTGGAGGCGAGGTCGGCGCTTGCTGGGCTTATGTCAGAGCGAGGTTCAGTTATTTCGTCTATGGCTCCTATCCGTGGGAGCAGCGCTGGCGGGTTGACGTCTTCTTCGTGCTCACGGCGATCGGCGTCGTCTGGATGCTCTGGCTCGATGCGCCGCGGCGGAGCCTCGGCGCCATCTATTTCTTCATCATCTATCCGATCGTCTCCTTCATCCTGCTCAGCGGCTGGAGCGCCATCGGCCTGAGCATCGTCGACACCTCGCTGTGGGGCGGCATTCTCGTCACCCTGATCGTGTCGATCGTCGGCATCGTGTTTTCTCTGCCCTTTGGCGTGGTGCTAGCACTTGGCCGGCGGTCGGCGCTTCCGGCGATCAGGCTCGCCAGCGTCATCTTCATCGAGGTCATCCGAGGGGTGCCGCTGATCACCGTGCTGTTCATGGCCAATACCATGCTGCCGCTGTTCCTGCCGGGCAACATGACGCCGGATAGGTTGCTGCGTCCGCTGGTCGGCGTTGCGATCTTCGCCGCCGCCTATATGGCGGAGGTGGTGCGCGGGGGCCTGCAGGCCATCCCGAAGGGACAGTACGAGGGCGCGATGTCGCTTGGCCTCGGCTATTGGACGATGATGCGTCTGGTGGTGCTTCCACAGGCCCTGCGCATCGTGATCCCCGGCATCGTCAATGTGTTCATCGCGCTCTTCAAGGACACGACGCTGGTGTCCATCGTCGGCATCTTTGATCTCCTGCGTACCATTGAAGCGACTTTGACGGACCCCACCTGGAGCACGCCCACGACCCGTTTCTCGGGTTACGCTTTCGCGGCGGTGTTCTATTTTATCTTCTGTTTCGGTATGTCTCGCTATTCACTCGCGATCGAACGGCGCTTCGCGAGGGGACACAAGAGGTGA